The sequence below is a genomic window from Blastococcus sp. Marseille-P5729.
GGGGCTCGACGTCCGGTATGTGCAGAACGTGACCGACGTCGACGACCCGCTGATCGAGCGCGCCCAACGCGATGGCATCCGGTGGCAGGATCTCGCCGAGCGCGAGACCGACCTGTTCCGCTTCGACATGGAGGCCCTGCGGATCAGCCCGCCGGACGAGTACCTGGGCGCCGTGGAGACCATGGACCTCGTCGTCACCGCCGTCGAGAGGCTGTTGGACAGCGGGCAGGCCTACCGGCTGGAGGACGGCACTGGCGACGTCTACTTCGACGTCGCGACCGACGACCGCTTCGGCTATGTCTCGCGATACGACGCGCAGACGATGCTCGAACTCTCCGCCGAGCGTGGGGGAGACCCGGACCGTGCGGGCAAGCGCAACCGCCTCGATCCCCTGCTGTGGAAGGGAAAGCGCGACGGCGACCCGAGCTGGCCATCGTCACTGGGTGCGGGGCGGCCGGGCTGGCACATCGAGTGCGCCGCGATCGCGTTGGAGCATCTCGGCGAACAGATCGACATCCAGGGCGGGGGTGAGGACCTGCGCTTCCCGCATCATGAGTGCTCCGCCGCGCACGCCGAGGCGATCACCGGCCTCGTGCCGTTCGCGGGTCACTACACGCACGCCGGGATGATCGGCTATGACGGGGAGAAGATGTCGAAGTCGCTCGGCAACCTCGTGAAGGTCTCTGGACTCACCAGGGACGGCGTCGAGCCGATGGTGATCCGGCTCGCCCTGCTGCGCGGTCACTACCGGGACTACCGGGAGTGGACCGACGACTATCTGGATGCCTCCGAGCGGACCCTGTCGCTGTGGCGAGAGGCGGTGCGCCGCCCGATCGCGCCGGCTGCCGAGGCGACCATCGCAACGATGCGCGCCTGCCTGGCGAACGACCTCGACACCGACGGTGCGGTCGAGGCGGTCACCCGGTGGGCTAACCAGCGACCGGCGCACAACGACTCGGGCCTGGCGGTGCAGGCGATGGAGGACGCCGTCGATGCCCTCCTCGGAATCAAGCTCTGACCCTGGGGATCAAGGACCACCGCGTCAGTCGGGGCCACCGTCCTGCCGGCGCAGGTAACGCTCGAAGTCCTCGGCAAGTTGCTCGCCGGCGTCGTCCGAGACCTGCTCCTTCGGCTCCTCGGCCAGTGCCTCAATCTGCTCGCGCATCGACGGGTCGGAGTCCAC
It includes:
- the mshC gene encoding cysteine--1-D-myo-inosityl 2-amino-2-deoxy-alpha-D-glucopyranoside ligase, whose protein sequence is MRSWPEVTIPVVPGSGPGLRLHDSASDQVRPITAQGTATLYVCGITPYDATHLGHAATYLTFDMVQRVLRDQGLDVRYVQNVTDVDDPLIERAQRDGIRWQDLAERETDLFRFDMEALRISPPDEYLGAVETMDLVVTAVERLLDSGQAYRLEDGTGDVYFDVATDDRFGYVSRYDAQTMLELSAERGGDPDRAGKRNRLDPLLWKGKRDGDPSWPSSLGAGRPGWHIECAAIALEHLGEQIDIQGGGEDLRFPHHECSAAHAEAITGLVPFAGHYTHAGMIGYDGEKMSKSLGNLVKVSGLTRDGVEPMVIRLALLRGHYRDYREWTDDYLDASERTLSLWREAVRRPIAPAAEATIATMRACLANDLDTDGAVEAVTRWANQRPAHNDSGLAVQAMEDAVDALLGIKL